Below is a window of Thermodesulfomicrobium sp. WS DNA.
AACGTCTCGGCCGTGCAGTTCGACCAGCCGCAGTTTGTGGAAACCCTGGAGCGGACCGTTGCTGCCTTTGGCGTGCCCCCGCACCTGCTGGAAGTGGAGATCACCGAGACGAGCATCATGCGCGATTTCGGCCAGGCTTTGGCCCGGCTGGAGCGCTTGGCCTCTTTGGGGTTTCGCTTGCATCTTGATGATTTCGGCACGGGATACGCCTCCTTGGGCTATCTCAAGCAGCTGCCCATCCACGTGCTCAAAATCGATCAAAGCTTCATGCGCGGCATCCCCGGCGACCCCAAGGACGAGCGTCTGGTGCGCACCATCATCGACTTGGGCCGCAACTTCGCCCTGACGGTGCTGGCCGAGGGGGTGGAGACCGCCGCGCAGGTGGCGTTCTTGCGCAAGGGCGGCTGCGACGAGGCCCAGGGCTACTTCTTTGCCCGCCCCATGCCCCTCGATGAGGCCCTGGCCTTTGTGCGCACTTGTCCCACCTGTCTTCTGGCAGAAGCAGAGTCGGCTTCTTTGGGGGATGGCTGACGTCCTTTATCTTCCTGGCCACGGCGGGCAGGTGCGGCAGGCGGCGGTGAAATGCGCCGCCAGGCGGGGGTTGGAGCCCAGGTGCAGGTGCACGTAGGTGCCGCACACCTGGGCCTTGACCCAGCCGGTATCTCCTTGAGAGCTGCCAAACAGGGGCCGGGCCTCGGGATCGTGGCCGCAGACGCGGGAGTAGTGGAACTCGTGGCCCCGGGCCGCTTCTCCTTCCTCGCCCAGAGGGCAGGGGGCAGCGAGGGTCACCTGGCGGTAGCCCAGGGCCTGGCGCTGGCGCTCCATGACCGTATGCAGCTGGAAGAATCCCACCATGGGATGAGTCTGGCCCTGGGCATCGGTCACGCTTTGTCCAAGGTACATGAATCCGCCGCATTCGGCCCACACCGGCCGGTAGGAGGCGCAGAAGGCGCGGATTTCTTCCCGGAGGCTGCTGTTGGCCGCCAGGCGTGCGGCGTGGAGCTCGGGATAGCCGCCGCAGAGATAGAGCCCCTGGATGCCGGCAGGAAGGCGCGTATCCCGCAGGGGAGAGAAGGGGATCAGACGTGCGCCCGAAGCTTCCAAGAGGCGCAGGTTTTCCGCATACACGAAGCAAAAGGCCGCATCTTGGGCCACGCCGATGGGGACCGCGGGCCGGGGGCTCTCTGCAGGCGCGGGCTGCACGGCGGTGGCGTTGTGCTGCATTGGCGCAAGCGCCAGCAGGCGATCCACGGCGCCGCTTGCCTCCACCCATTGAGCCAGGCGCTCGAGGTGGGCGCGTGCCTGCGGCAGGTCTGCGGCGGTGATGAGCCCCAAGTGGCGGCTGGGCAGGGTGATCTCGGGGGCGCGGTCAAGGCACCCCAGAAGGGGCGGGCCCGAGGGAAGTGCGGCCAGGGATGCGGTGAGGATGGCCTGGTGGCGGCTGGAGGCGACCTGGTTGGCGAGGACGCCGGCTATGGGCAGGTTGGGGTCGAAGGTGGCGAATCCGTGCACCAGGGCGGCCACGGAGCGGCCCATGGCGCGGGCGTCCACGACGAGCACCACCGGCAGGCCGAGGAGGGCGGCGATCTCGGCGCTGGAGCCGCGGCTCGAGGCGCCATGCCCATCGAAAAGCCCCATGGCCCCTTCCACCACCGCCACATCCGCCCCGGCGCAGGCGCGGTGGAAGAGGTCCTGCAGCGCCTGGGCCGGGAGCATCCAGGCGTCGAGGTTGTGGCTTGCCCGGCCTGTGGCCAGACCATGCAGCCCTGGGTCGATGAAGTCTGGTCCGCATTTGAACCCTTGCACCGTAAGCCCGCGCTTTCGCAGGGCGGCCATCAGGCCCAGGGCCACCGAGGTCTTGCCGCAGCCGCTTTGGGTGCCGGCGATGAGCAGCGCACGCAGAGCGCTCATGGCTGGGGCTCGGAGTCGCTGGTCTTGGGCGGTGGCGCCGTGCGCTCGGCACTGGGGACCAGCACCAGGGTGAGGTAGGGCCGCGGGGCGCCGTCTGCAGGCAGATCGAGGCAGATGTGCTCTCCGGGCAGGCCTACGGCCGTGGCCAGGTGACTGCGTTCTGCCGCCCCGGCGGCGGTCAGTGCCTTGTGGATTTGGGCAAAGCGCTTGCCGGCCTTGAGGATGACGAGGCTTTCCGTGGCGGCGAGGGCGCCGTGGACTTCTTCCGCCCCGCGTACCGCCGGCAGGATGAGCAGGCGTTCGCGCCCTTCGGCAAGAGGCACGCGCATCCTGGCCGCTGCGGCCTGAAAGGAGGTGATCCCCGGGATGACGAGTACCGGAAACTGCGGGTCCTGGGCAAGCAGGGTGCGCAGGAGGTAGCCGAAGGTGGAGTAGAGCAGGGGATCGCCCAGGGTCAAAAAGGCGCAGCGTTCGCCCTGGCGCACCGCTGTGGCCACCTGGTGGGCGTTTTCCTGCCAGGCGGCCTGCAGCGTGCTTTCCTGGGTGGTCATGGGAAAGCGCAGCAGCGTCACTGGCGTGTCTGGGGGCAGGTGGGGCCGGGCGATGGACAGGGCGATGGAGTCTTCGGCGCTGCTGGAGGCTGCGGCAAAGACGTGGGTGCATTGACCAAGGGCCTGGACGGCCGCCAGGGTGATGAGCTTGGGGTCGCCAGGGCCGACCCCGATGCCGATGAGTTCGCCGGGATACATCAGGGTTCTCCATGTTCCAGAACGCGCGCTGCGTGCTGGATCCAGGCGGCAAGTTGTTGGGTCGCCGCCACAGCCCGGGGGGTGGGGCGGGAAAAGGCCGCTTGCTCCGCCTGGAACACCAGACCGCGGCGCACGCACGGCAGGCTTGCGAAGATGGGGCCGCGCTCGGGCAGGGGGTCAGGATTTGGGTGCATGGGGCCGCGCAGGATGACGCAGACCTCCGGGGCCAGGCGCAGGAGTTCTTCTTCCGAGAGGCGCACGATCTTTTCCGGCGCGGTCACGGCGTTTTCTCCCCCGGCGGCGAGAATCATGTGGTGCACGATGCTGGCCGTACCGCTCACCACCAAATTGGGATAGCGCAGCTCCACGAGCACCCGGGGCCGGCGCGCGGCAGAAGCCGCAGCCACGGCGGCAAGGGTGCGCTCCATGGCCTGGACTTGCGCTTCGGCCTGGGCTTCGGCGTCCAGTTCGCGGCCCAGACGGCGCAGGGAGGCAAAAAGATCGGCAAAGGACTGACCTGGGAGCGCGAGGGTGCGGATGCCGGCGGCCTGAAGCAGGGCGCAAAGCTCCGGGTGCGGTGCGTCTTCAAGGGTGAGGACCACATCCGGGTGCAGGGCCAAAATGGCCTCGAGGTTGGGCCGCAGATGCGTGCCGATGCTGGGAAGCTGCGGCAGGATCTCGGCGTCGGCCTCGGTGCGGGCAACGAGCAGGTCCCCGCGCCCCAAAGCCAGGACCATCTCCGCCAGCGCCCCGTGCAAGGCAATGATCCGGGGATGCCCCGCTGCCTCAGTGGGTAGGGGTGCGGTCAGCAGACACAGGAAGAGGCAGAGCTTGCGGCACATCCGCCACGGGATGGCGCACAAGGTGAAACGGCGTGCCATAGAGGTCTCGCAATCGGTTGGCGGTAAAAAAGTCGCGGGCGGGGCCGTCGTACACCACGCGGCCGCGGTCCAAGGCCACGAAGCGCGGGCAGTACAGGGCCGCGCCGTTGAGGTCGTGGGCCACGAGCACGATGGTCTGGCCCGTTTGGTGACGTTTGGCGAGGATACTGAGCACGGTGATGGCCCAGGATGGGTCCAGATGGGCGGCGGGCTCGTCCAGGAGCAGCACCGGGGTCTCTTGCGCCAGGGCCTGGGCGAGGAGCACCCGGGAGAGTTCGCCTGCGGACAAGGTCGGTGCTAGGCGATGGGCGAGGTGTGCCGCCCCGGTCTCCGCAAGGCAGGCCTCGGCCACGGCGCGGTCGTGGCCGCTGGGGGCGCGAAACGGGCCGCTGTGGGCAAAGCGGCCCAGGAGCACCACATCCAGGGCCGTGAGCGGGGGCAGGGTCGGTGGGCGCTGGGGCACCATGGCCAGGGTGCGGGCGCGGGTTAGGGCAGCCATGCGCTGCACGCAGGTGCCGGCCACGAGCACCGTCCCTGCCTGCGGCCGCGTGAGGGCGCAGATGGTGCGCAGCAGGGTGGTCTTGCCGCAGCCGTTCTTGCCCACCACCGCGATCCATTCGCCGCGGGCAACATGGAGATGGATGCCTTCGAGCACCAGGCGGCGGCCAAAGCCCACGCAGAGGTTGTCGATGCTGATCACGCCTGCCTCCGGGAGCCCAGGAGCACGAAGCAGAAGGCCGGCGCCCCGGCGAGGGCGGTGATGACGCCCACCGGCAGCTCGGCCCCGTGGGCGAGGACGGTGCGCGCGGCCACGTCCGCCCAGAGGAGCACCACCCCGCCCATGACCGCGCAGGCCGGAAGCAAGAGCCCGTGGCGGGGCCCCAGCAGCAGGCGCATGCCGTGCGGCACCACCAAGCCCACAAAGCCGATGATGCCGCATACCGCCACGGACGAGGCCGTGAGCCCTGCGGCGGCGAGCACCAATAGGGTGCGGCATGCCGCCACCCGTACCCCCAGGGTGTGGGCATACTCTCCGCCCAGGGCGAGCACATCGAGCACCTTGGCGGAGGCAAGGATCACCGCCATAGCCGGCAGGCCCAGGGGGAGCATCATTGCCACATGCGGCCAGGAGCGGTTTTGCAGGCTCCCCAAGAGCCAAAACACGATGGAGGCCACCGAGTCTTCGTGCAGGGCCTTCATGAGGGCGATGCAGGCAGCAAGAAAGGTGGAGACGATGATGCCGGCCAGCACCAGGCTTTCCCGGGAAAAGCTGCGCGCCGCCCAGCACAGGCCCAGCACCACGGCCACGGCCCCGGCGGCCCCCATAAGGGCGGCAAGGGACACGCCAAGCCCCCCGCTGGCTCCGCTGACCAAGGCCAAAGTGGCCCCGATGCCGGCCCCGCTGGAGACCCCCAAGGTGAAGGGGTCGGCCAGCGGATTGCCGAGGATGGTTTGCAGGACCGCGCCCGCCACCCCCAGGGCGGCGCCGCAGGCAAGGGCCAGGACCAGCCGCGTCAGGCGCAGGTCCACCACCAAGCTGGCGGCGTCGTTGCCTGGGCTTGTCAGCGCGGCGAGGACCTCCGGCCAGCGTACGGGATAGCTTCCTGCCTTGAGGGCGACCGCGGCGGAGAGGAGGAGCATCGCCAGTACGGCGAAAAGGGCGGCAGGGCGCGGGACGGCGGTCATGGCAGGCGCGCGTCGTTAGGGAAGCCCCAGGGCGCCCCACGCGCGCGCCAGGTGCTCCATCCAGATGGCGCTGACGTCCGGGGAGGAGGCGAGCCCATCCAGGACCGGCACCGGCTTGATGCCGCGAGAGCGCAGGCGCGAGGCCAGAGATTCCGGGTCATCGCCGCTCATGTCGTTGAGGGCGTGGTCGCCGGCCACGGCCATGAGCGGCACCAGACGGGCCTGGGTGGCGCCCAGGGCAGCCAGGGACTGGACGGTCTCGTCCATGGAGGGCGTGCCTTCCACCGTGGTGACGGTAAACCAAGGCGAGACCTGCTGCAGGGTGCGATCCAGGGCGGTGTAGAACACGTCGCCGCCGTGGGCGGTGCCGTGGCCGAAGAACACCACGGCCTCGCGCCGGTTACGGTTGGCGAAACGGCTGGTCAGGGCGGCGGTGAGCTGGCGCACGTCATTACTGGTGGCCAGAAGCGGGGCGCCCACGCTGATGCGCCGAAGGCCCTTGGGCAGACCTTCCATGCGGGAACAGATGGTCAGGAGGTTGTGGAACTCTTCCCCCGGGATGACGTGCAGGGACTGCACCGCCACGTGGGTGAAGCCGTCGTCGGCCAGCCGCGCCAGGGCCAGGGCCGGGGAATCCACCACCACACCCTGGGTGCGGATCTTTTCGCGCACCTGCCGGGCGGTGTAGGCCCAGCGCACCTCCACGCCGGGGTAGCGCTGCCGCACCTGGGCTTCCAGGTGCTCCAGGGCGGTGCGGGCCTCGGGCACGGTGGTGCCGAAGGCCACGAGCAGGATGGCCGGCCGGGGCGGGAGCTCCGCGCCGTGGCCTGCCCACGCCGGGCAGGCAGCCATCCACAGGCACAGAAAAGCCAGCACAAAAAAACCGCGAACCGGGAAAGTCATGAGGACCTCCATGGGTTTGCGGGGGCAGAAAACACACGGGCACGACGCCCAAGCTCAAGGCCAAGACCCCCGTTGGCGCTCGAGCCGTAGTCCTATTGGCCGTGGATCGGTCTTCCGGCTTGTCCCCCTCGGTTTCCGGCCTTCCCAGGAGTATCCCAGTGACCCGACCGCCCGAAGGCGGGGAAACGAGGTTGCAGGGACTTACGGCGGCGGGCCCGCTCCCGATTTGCACGGGATTCCCAAGCATCCACAGCAGGTTTGTGTCCTAAGGGCGAGGCGGGCAGGGTGTCAACGCGCTCCGCTGCATCCACTCCATGGCCGCCTGTGCCACGGCTTCTGGGGAAAGGTCGGTCAGGCAGCGGGTATGGCCGTGCGGGCAGACGTTGTGGTTACATGGCTGGCAGGCAAGGCCCAAGGCCATGTCCTGATGCATGGCCGCGGGATAGCGCCAGCCGCCGCTGGTGGCTCCGCGGATGGTGAAGGACGGTACGCCCACGGCCACGGCCATGTGGCGCGGGGCCGAGCAATTGCCCATATGGCCGCGGGAAAGGCGCATGATGGCGGCCATCTGGCGCAAAGCAAGGAGGGTTTCCGGGACCACCACGGCCTGCGGCGGGCAGGCGGCGGCCAGGCGGCGCACCTCCTTTTCTTCGCCGGGGCCGTAGAGGAGGAGGGCGCGAAATTCCGGCATCCGGCGGTGGATCTCGCCTACCAGGGCCGCGAAATGCGGCCAGCGCCGGGCAGGCCGGCGGTGGGTGGGGTCCACGGTCCAGAAGCCGCGTTCCTCAAGCCCTGCCTGCTGGATCCAGTGGCGGGCGGCGGTCGTTTCCTCGGGGCAGAGAAAGACCTCCGGGGCCTCGCCCTGCCAGGTGATGCCCAGGGCCTCGAGGATACCGGCCTTGAAGGCCGCGGCGTAGGCGCCGGCGCGCGGCGGGTGGGTGTGGGTGTAGAGCAGGCGGTTGTACCAGGGTGCGGGGTAAGAGAGGCGCACGCGCGCCCGGGAAAGCAGGGTCGCCATGCGGCAGCGGGGAAGCTGCTGGAAGTCCACCACCAGGTCGAAGCCTGTGGCCGCCAGGCGGCTCCACAAGGGGAGGGCTTGGGCGA
It encodes the following:
- a CDS encoding cobyrinate a,c-diamide synthase; this encodes MSALRALLIAGTQSGCGKTSVALGLMAALRKRGLTVQGFKCGPDFIDPGLHGLATGRASHNLDAWMLPAQALQDLFHRACAGADVAVVEGAMGLFDGHGASSRGSSAEIAALLGLPVVLVVDARAMGRSVAALVHGFATFDPNLPIAGVLANQVASSRHQAILTASLAALPSGPPLLGCLDRAPEITLPSRHLGLITAADLPQARAHLERLAQWVEASGAVDRLLALAPMQHNATAVQPAPAESPRPAVPIGVAQDAAFCFVYAENLRLLEASGARLIPFSPLRDTRLPAGIQGLYLCGGYPELHAARLAANSSLREEIRAFCASYRPVWAECGGFMYLGQSVTDAQGQTHPMVGFFQLHTVMERQRQALGYRQVTLAAPCPLGEEGEAARGHEFHYSRVCGHDPEARPLFGSSQGDTGWVKAQVCGTYVHLHLGSNPRLAAHFTAACRTCPPWPGR
- the cobI gene encoding precorrin-2 C(20)-methyltransferase is translated as MYPGELIGIGVGPGDPKLITLAAVQALGQCTHVFAAASSSAEDSIALSIARPHLPPDTPVTLLRFPMTTQESTLQAAWQENAHQVATAVRQGERCAFLTLGDPLLYSTFGYLLRTLLAQDPQFPVLVIPGITSFQAAAARMRVPLAEGRERLLILPAVRGAEEVHGALAATESLVILKAGKRFAQIHKALTAAGAAERSHLATAVGLPGEHICLDLPADGAPRPYLTLVLVPSAERTAPPPKTSDSEPQP
- a CDS encoding ABC transporter substrate-binding protein, translating into MARRFTLCAIPWRMCRKLCLFLCLLTAPLPTEAAGHPRIIALHGALAEMVLALGRGDLLVARTEADAEILPQLPSIGTHLRPNLEAILALHPDVVLTLEDAPHPELCALLQAAGIRTLALPGQSFADLFASLRRLGRELDAEAQAEAQVQAMERTLAAVAAASAARRPRVLVELRYPNLVVSGTASIVHHMILAAGGENAVTAPEKIVRLSEEELLRLAPEVCVILRGPMHPNPDPLPERGPIFASLPCVRRGLVFQAEQAAFSRPTPRAVAATQQLAAWIQHAARVLEHGEP
- a CDS encoding ABC transporter ATP-binding protein, giving the protein MISIDNLCVGFGRRLVLEGIHLHVARGEWIAVVGKNGCGKTTLLRTICALTRPQAGTVLVAGTCVQRMAALTRARTLAMVPQRPPTLPPLTALDVVLLGRFAHSGPFRAPSGHDRAVAEACLAETGAAHLAHRLAPTLSAGELSRVLLAQALAQETPVLLLDEPAAHLDPSWAITVLSILAKRHQTGQTIVLVAHDLNGAALYCPRFVALDRGRVVYDGPARDFFTANRLRDLYGTPFHLVRHPVADVPQALPLPVSADRTPTH
- a CDS encoding iron ABC transporter permease, which produces MTAVPRPAALFAVLAMLLLSAAVALKAGSYPVRWPEVLAALTSPGNDAASLVVDLRLTRLVLALACGAALGVAGAVLQTILGNPLADPFTLGVSSGAGIGATLALVSGASGGLGVSLAALMGAAGAVAVVLGLCWAARSFSRESLVLAGIIVSTFLAACIALMKALHEDSVASIVFWLLGSLQNRSWPHVAMMLPLGLPAMAVILASAKVLDVLALGGEYAHTLGVRVAACRTLLVLAAAGLTASSVAVCGIIGFVGLVVPHGMRLLLGPRHGLLLPACAVMGGVVLLWADVAARTVLAHGAELPVGVITALAGAPAFCFVLLGSRRQA
- a CDS encoding sirohydrochlorin cobaltochelatase, whose amino-acid sequence is MTFPVRGFFVLAFLCLWMAACPAWAGHGAELPPRPAILLVAFGTTVPEARTALEHLEAQVRQRYPGVEVRWAYTARQVREKIRTQGVVVDSPALALARLADDGFTHVAVQSLHVIPGEEFHNLLTICSRMEGLPKGLRRISVGAPLLATSNDVRQLTAALTSRFANRNRREAVVFFGHGTAHGGDVFYTALDRTLQQVSPWFTVTTVEGTPSMDETVQSLAALGATQARLVPLMAVAGDHALNDMSGDDPESLASRLRSRGIKPVPVLDGLASSPDVSAIWMEHLARAWGALGLP
- a CDS encoding glycosyltransferase family 9 protein, with amino-acid sequence MNLAAFSPRRILVCQLRQIGDVLLTTPSIRLLAQRFPAAEIHVFTEAKCAPILEHNPHISRIWTVPRSLAQALPLWSRLAATGFDLVVDFQQLPRCRMATLLSRARVRLSYPAPWYNRLLYTHTHPPRAGAYAAAFKAGILEALGITWQGEAPEVFLCPEETTAARHWIQQAGLEERGFWTVDPTHRRPARRWPHFAALVGEIHRRMPEFRALLLYGPGEEKEVRRLAAACPPQAVVVPETLLALRQMAAIMRLSRGHMGNCSAPRHMAVAVGVPSFTIRGATSGGWRYPAAMHQDMALGLACQPCNHNVCPHGHTRCLTDLSPEAVAQAAMEWMQRSALTPCPPRP